In Geopsychrobacter electrodiphilus DSM 16401, a single window of DNA contains:
- a CDS encoding glutamine amidotransferase, producing the protein MKPILILKTGSTSPAMAHEFGDFEDWIIAASGAAPGLFTVADGIIEPLPALSKLSGLIITGSHLMVSDGGPQVELWSGLVRNAVAARLPVFGLCYGHQLLNYALGGVVADHPGGLELGQVEIEMEAAAQDDPLFSVLPTRFSAYATHLQSIRKLAPGAFVYGYNAFESHHAVRFAPAAWGVQFHPEFKQAIMHAYIRQQRKRLESDAQMESLVNQVEALPQAGLLIQRFCQLLSS; encoded by the coding sequence ATGAAACCAATTCTGATTTTAAAAACAGGCAGTACCTCTCCCGCGATGGCTCATGAATTTGGCGATTTCGAAGACTGGATTATCGCCGCGAGTGGTGCCGCGCCGGGGCTTTTTACGGTGGCAGATGGCATTATTGAGCCGCTCCCCGCGCTGTCCAAGCTTTCTGGCCTGATTATTACCGGTTCGCATCTGATGGTTTCTGATGGCGGGCCGCAGGTTGAGCTCTGGTCAGGACTGGTGCGGAATGCGGTCGCAGCCCGCTTGCCGGTCTTCGGTCTCTGCTATGGCCATCAACTGCTGAATTATGCGCTTGGCGGAGTGGTGGCCGATCATCCCGGCGGTCTGGAGTTGGGTCAGGTTGAGATAGAGATGGAAGCCGCGGCCCAGGATGATCCGCTCTTCAGCGTTCTTCCGACCAGGTTCTCGGCCTACGCGACCCATCTGCAATCGATTCGAAAACTGGCCCCCGGGGCCTTTGTCTACGGATATAACGCCTTTGAATCTCATCACGCGGTCCGTTTTGCCCCGGCCGCCTGGGGGGTGCAGTTTCATCCGGAATTTAAGCAGGCGATCATGCATGCCTATATCCGCCAGCAGCGCAAGCGCCTTGAGAGCGATGCGCAGATGGAGTCACTCGTCAACCAGGTCGAAGCCTTGCCGCAGGCGGGTCTGCTCATCCAGCGCTTTTGTCAGCTTCTCAGCAGCTGA
- a CDS encoding radical SAM/SPASM domain-containing protein, giving the protein MSKHPTQSTVAAALCPRPFEWAEIHPDGGVFLCCPSWLKRTIGNLLAQPIDEIWNSPQALEIRKSILNRSYHNCSQKRCPRLLDPASKAVEAASSQAEKAISQGQVSLPYLPRRLNLCFDYSCNLACPSCRPHPQISNGTNLAQAEQLAERIRQQLLPTAEQLTLSGYGDPFASPVYFKLLTQITPHDAPQLKELRLHSNGLLFDENHWARLPSLQPLLKSVEISVDAGRAATYALNRGGDFARLCRNLEFVASLGAPLRLSMVVQQNNFREINDLHQIALGIGAELYLSRLINWGTFSRQAYKLRDVAAADHPQHAELLAILRAIKAEPGVDLGNLTQLLRS; this is encoded by the coding sequence ATGTCGAAACACCCGACTCAATCAACGGTAGCTGCAGCCCTCTGCCCCCGCCCTTTCGAATGGGCAGAAATCCATCCGGATGGCGGGGTGTTTCTGTGCTGCCCCTCCTGGCTGAAACGCACCATCGGCAATCTACTCGCCCAACCCATTGATGAAATCTGGAACAGTCCACAAGCCCTCGAAATCCGTAAATCGATTTTGAACCGCAGCTACCACAACTGCAGCCAGAAGAGATGTCCTCGCCTGCTTGACCCTGCCTCAAAGGCTGTCGAAGCAGCATCTTCGCAGGCAGAAAAAGCCATTTCCCAGGGACAAGTCAGCCTCCCCTATCTCCCGCGGCGCCTCAATCTCTGTTTCGATTACAGCTGCAACCTCGCCTGCCCGAGCTGTCGCCCCCACCCGCAAATTTCGAACGGTACCAACCTTGCCCAGGCCGAGCAGCTGGCTGAACGGATCAGGCAGCAGCTGTTGCCGACCGCAGAGCAATTGACCCTGAGCGGTTACGGCGACCCTTTTGCCAGCCCGGTCTATTTCAAACTGCTGACGCAGATCACCCCCCACGACGCGCCGCAGCTCAAAGAACTGCGCCTGCACAGCAACGGGCTGCTGTTTGATGAAAACCACTGGGCCCGGCTCCCTTCTCTGCAACCCCTGTTGAAATCGGTCGAAATCTCGGTCGACGCCGGTCGTGCCGCCACCTATGCACTGAATCGGGGCGGCGACTTCGCGCGCCTCTGCCGAAACCTGGAGTTCGTTGCCAGCCTGGGGGCACCGCTCCGACTGAGCATGGTGGTCCAGCAGAATAATTTCCGGGAGATTAACGACCTGCACCAGATCGCACTGGGGATTGGCGCCGAACTCTACCTGAGCCGACTGATCAATTGGGGGACGTTTTCAAGACAGGCGTACAAGTTGAGAGATGTGGCCGCGGCAGACCACCCGCAACATGCTGAACTGTTAGCCATTCTCAGGGCGATTAAAGCCGAACCTGGGGTCGACCTGGGCAATCTGACTCAGCTGCTGAGAAGCTGA
- the ilvB gene encoding biosynthetic-type acetolactate synthase large subunit — MKSGAQILLDCLKQEGVDTIFGYPGGRSLLVHDALMDDKEIRHILVRHEQGAAHAADGYARTTGKVGVCLTTSGPGATNLVTGIATAYMDSVPMVALTCQVPTAEIGNDAFQEADMAGITRPITKHNYVVTDVKDLARVIHEAFYIARTRRPGPVLIDLPSDVLGAKIKPLTYTPAKRRGYQEMPTLNHNQLKRAADLINKAKRPLIYAGGGITLSNSSDKLRAVAQKGQIPVTHTLMGIGIMDPKSPLSVGMLGMYGAWYANQAVGECDCLIAIGVRFDDRVTGKVASFAPKAKVIHFDIDPSSIRKVVQGGVPVVCDAAEALEQLIDLIEEKDHSEWLAQIDGYKEKFPLPRPERDHLAPHEVMEAIAAVAGDTPVVASDVGLSQMWTANYLPFAGPRQYITSGGLGTMGFALPAALGAALGNPDRPIFAINGDGAFQMNCQELATCAQYQIPVKCIILNNGKLGMVRQFQRVLMKNRYASTCLGHRVDFCMVSEGFGVKALRVEDKSDLLAVLQQAMAIPGPVVVEVPIHPDTYAFPMVLPGSDATQMVFDAD; from the coding sequence ATGAAAAGCGGAGCACAGATTTTACTGGATTGTCTGAAACAGGAGGGGGTCGATACCATCTTCGGTTACCCCGGTGGCCGCTCGCTGCTGGTTCACGACGCGCTGATGGACGACAAGGAGATTCGCCATATCCTGGTGCGGCACGAGCAGGGGGCGGCACATGCCGCCGATGGCTATGCGCGAACCACCGGCAAGGTGGGGGTTTGTCTGACGACTTCGGGACCGGGGGCGACCAATCTTGTCACGGGGATAGCAACGGCTTACATGGATTCGGTGCCGATGGTGGCGCTGACCTGTCAGGTGCCGACCGCCGAGATCGGCAACGATGCCTTTCAGGAGGCTGACATGGCAGGTATCACGCGGCCGATCACCAAGCACAACTACGTGGTCACTGATGTCAAGGATCTGGCGCGGGTCATCCATGAGGCCTTTTACATCGCCCGCACCCGTCGCCCCGGTCCGGTCCTCATCGATTTGCCGAGTGACGTGCTTGGCGCAAAAATCAAACCTCTGACATACACCCCGGCAAAACGGCGTGGCTATCAGGAGATGCCGACCCTGAATCATAACCAGCTCAAGCGTGCGGCCGATCTGATCAACAAGGCCAAGCGGCCTTTAATCTACGCCGGCGGCGGGATCACTCTGTCCAACTCTTCTGACAAGCTGCGTGCGGTGGCCCAAAAAGGGCAGATTCCGGTGACCCATACCCTGATGGGGATCGGCATCATGGATCCGAAGTCGCCATTGTCGGTCGGGATGCTCGGCATGTACGGCGCCTGGTACGCGAACCAGGCGGTGGGTGAATGCGATTGTCTGATCGCCATCGGCGTGCGCTTTGACGACCGGGTGACCGGCAAGGTCGCCAGTTTTGCACCCAAGGCCAAGGTGATCCACTTTGATATCGACCCTTCGAGTATCCGCAAGGTGGTGCAGGGCGGGGTGCCGGTCGTCTGTGACGCGGCCGAAGCGCTGGAGCAACTGATCGACCTGATCGAGGAGAAGGATCATTCTGAGTGGCTGGCGCAAATTGACGGCTATAAAGAAAAATTTCCCCTGCCGCGTCCCGAGCGAGATCATCTGGCACCCCATGAGGTGATGGAAGCGATCGCCGCTGTCGCCGGTGACACGCCGGTGGTGGCCTCCGATGTCGGTCTGTCGCAGATGTGGACTGCCAACTATCTGCCGTTTGCCGGCCCGCGCCAGTACATCACCAGCGGTGGTCTCGGCACCATGGGCTTCGCCTTGCCGGCAGCCCTGGGTGCGGCGCTGGGCAATCCCGACCGCCCGATCTTTGCCATCAACGGCGACGGTGCCTTCCAGATGAACTGCCAGGAACTGGCGACCTGCGCCCAGTATCAGATTCCGGTCAAGTGCATCATCCTGAATAATGGCAAACTTGGGATGGTGCGTCAGTTTCAGCGGGTGCTGATGAAAAACCGCTATGCCTCGACCTGTCTCGGTCATCGTGTTGATTTCTGCATGGTCTCGGAAGGGTTCGGGGTCAAGGCGCTGCGCGTCGAGGATAAATCAGATCTGCTTGCGGTCCTGCAGCAGGCGATGGCGATCCCCGGTCCGGTGGTGGTTGAGGTGCCGATTCATCCTGATACCTATGCATTCCCGATGGTGCTGCCGGGGAGTGATGCAACACAGATGGTCTTTGACGCGGATTGA
- a CDS encoding NUDIX hydrolase has protein sequence MIPESAASSPVPETGVPTELFCLKRIRERLRQNSTETEPQEGRRAAVAMILLGSPLAQELLFIRRAEYQNDPWSGDVAFPGGGIEEHDRDSRAAAERETREEIGLSLPPETYLGALGSISGAYLPVSISAHLYQLPELPPLRLNHEVVKTFSVPLSVLLDPERNQPRRFEYRGKDRTHPTLNLDGYCARILWGISYRLLQKFFVSLGIERLL, from the coding sequence TTGATACCCGAGAGTGCCGCTTCGTCTCCCGTGCCTGAGACTGGTGTGCCGACAGAGCTCTTCTGTCTCAAGCGCATCCGCGAACGATTGAGGCAGAACTCCACCGAAACCGAACCGCAGGAGGGTCGTCGCGCGGCTGTCGCGATGATCCTCCTCGGGTCCCCTCTGGCGCAGGAACTACTTTTTATCCGTCGCGCAGAATATCAGAACGACCCCTGGTCGGGAGATGTCGCTTTTCCGGGCGGAGGGATCGAAGAACATGACCGGGACAGTCGCGCCGCAGCCGAACGCGAAACACGCGAAGAGATCGGCCTGTCTCTTCCGCCGGAGACCTACCTCGGAGCTCTCGGCTCGATCAGCGGCGCCTACCTGCCGGTCAGTATCAGTGCGCACCTCTATCAGCTGCCCGAACTCCCGCCGTTACGCCTGAACCACGAAGTCGTCAAAACCTTCAGCGTGCCACTGAGCGTGCTGCTCGACCCGGAACGTAACCAACCCCGTCGTTTCGAGTACCGCGGCAAGGATCGCACTCACCCGACACTCAATCTGGATGGTTATTGCGCGCGCATTTTATGGGGAATCAGCTATCGGCTGTTGCAGAAGTTTTTTGTCAGCCTCGGAATTGAGCGACTCCTGTAA
- a CDS encoding elongation factor P — translation MNASDLKRGLVVKLNNAPYTVLEVSSQSPTARGGNTLIKAKLRNLLTGQFLNETFRSGDRIDEADFARCKGQYLYADGEKGVFMDMESYEQFEVGGEVYDAVKGYLLDGSEVTLGVYNEQVVSLETPMVVELLVTETAPAIKNATAQAQTKEAILETGISIQVPGYLESGERIKVDTRECRFVSRA, via the coding sequence ATGAACGCATCAGATCTAAAAAGAGGACTCGTCGTTAAATTGAATAATGCCCCCTATACCGTCCTCGAAGTCAGTTCGCAATCACCGACTGCACGAGGCGGCAACACCCTGATCAAAGCCAAACTGCGCAACCTTTTGACTGGCCAGTTTCTAAATGAAACCTTCCGGTCCGGAGATCGCATCGACGAAGCCGACTTTGCACGTTGTAAGGGGCAATACCTCTACGCTGACGGCGAAAAAGGGGTGTTCATGGATATGGAAAGCTACGAGCAGTTTGAGGTAGGGGGCGAGGTGTATGACGCCGTCAAAGGCTATCTGCTCGATGGCTCCGAGGTGACCCTGGGGGTCTACAACGAGCAGGTGGTCAGCCTCGAAACTCCGATGGTGGTTGAGCTTCTGGTCACTGAGACCGCCCCGGCGATCAAAAATGCCACGGCTCAGGCCCAGACCAAAGAAGCGATCCTCGAGACCGGCATCAGCATTCAGGTCCCTGGCTATCTGGAGAGCGGCGAACGGATTAAGGTTGATACCCGAGAGTGCCGCTTCGTCTCCCGTGCCTGA
- a CDS encoding PaaI family thioesterase, with protein sequence MEKIKRFFSEQDHFARHTGIELLRVEPGKAWASLQIAPCHLNGAKTVHGGAILTLADFAFAVASNSHGNLAMGINTSTSFLRAATQGTLYAAAEEISINRKLSSYQVRITDQEDNLIALFQGTAYRKTESIIPSESL encoded by the coding sequence ATGGAAAAGATCAAAAGATTCTTCAGTGAGCAGGATCATTTCGCACGGCATACGGGGATTGAGTTACTCAGGGTTGAACCTGGAAAAGCCTGGGCCAGTCTTCAAATCGCACCCTGCCACTTAAACGGCGCCAAAACCGTTCATGGGGGAGCGATCTTGACCTTGGCCGATTTCGCTTTCGCCGTCGCCTCGAACTCTCACGGCAACCTGGCGATGGGAATCAACACCAGCACCAGCTTTCTGCGTGCAGCGACCCAGGGCACTCTTTACGCCGCAGCGGAGGAGATCTCGATCAATCGTAAACTCTCCAGTTATCAAGTGCGGATCACCGACCAGGAGGACAACCTGATCGCCCTCTTTCAAGGGACCGCCTATCGCAAGACCGAATCGATCATCCCTTCTGAATCCCTTTAA
- a CDS encoding LemA family protein, giving the protein MIGWIVLGVLALLFALVVIYVIVLYNGFVSMKNSIDRDWSNIDVMLKQRFDELPKLIKVCEGYMQHERTTLEAVIKARTAVNSADTESQKLAAQNALSDTLKSLFMVVERYPNLKADKGFRQLANRITELEDQIADRRELVNSAVTIYNTRLDQFPDVMVARLFNFTSRPLWQINPAHRQDVEVNFS; this is encoded by the coding sequence ATGATCGGATGGATTGTACTTGGGGTGCTGGCTCTGCTTTTTGCGCTGGTTGTGATCTATGTCATTGTGCTTTACAACGGTTTTGTGTCGATGAAAAACAGCATCGATCGCGATTGGAGCAATATCGATGTCATGCTCAAGCAGCGCTTCGATGAACTGCCGAAACTGATCAAGGTCTGCGAAGGCTATATGCAGCATGAGCGGACGACCCTCGAGGCAGTCATCAAGGCCCGGACCGCAGTCAACAGTGCCGACACTGAGAGCCAGAAACTGGCGGCCCAGAACGCTCTCAGCGACACCCTTAAATCTCTTTTCATGGTGGTGGAACGCTATCCCAACCTGAAGGCCGACAAGGGGTTCCGTCAACTGGCGAATCGCATCACCGAACTCGAAGATCAGATCGCCGACCGTCGCGAGCTGGTAAACTCGGCCGTAACCATCTATAACACCCGACTTGATCAGTTCCCCGATGTCATGGTTGCGCGCCTGTTTAATTTTACCTCGCGCCCCTTATGGCAGATCAACCCGGCGCACCGGCAGGATGTCGAGGTTAATTTTTCATAG
- a CDS encoding GIDE domain-containing protein has product MPAETLLIVEQQSRAMPGLPDLLKDLGTVFGLDSYNCRQLLLGPGQALLSTGPAEKLFAIKHSLLQHSILSHVVTPSPISFSPFLLSRLETQAQTLTFFGREKQLILPRGGRVLILLAELSGALIERSLGQILSDHRYRGGAANSGLPLEKLQRAILQGRPVLDIYLLDKNGRPTAGVRAFPGKFDHQGLGERATLSATQNLLQLIALTQEYAGQSRIDMRFGLSPLPHARLNPVKGTDLEGLKKNLRCLTRYAWLQADIDAQHGPAQAETEAAETLTATSALLSTLAPGAAANLAGRQEVMTELSREFTPKRSTDGTPPAAPPPLLLTPPDAQQHNVWTTPRAIAGFLLIGALALLAKFGEAPRWLGPLIAKAFTSGSLTALIAAGCLISGFRLLTLKRLMQNTPTSKIRSIAMGLVEVQGTARRQYALFSPRTDIPCIYYRLIRYRKNQKNDWVVSSITSSGHVPFWLEDNTGRVSVDPAAATVRAGHREESLNHAGSTFGGSDSADEKWVEEMIYDGAQIYVLGEAQVKKSSLPPRQQRRAEALRRIKQDAQKLARYDTNGDGQLDAEEWQAARDEVDEQLLSEDLNASQERKRQEDQVVIGKPCHRGIPFVIAETASEAKLTSRYTLSMTLFFMLGALFGAVSLWLLLKTL; this is encoded by the coding sequence ATGCCCGCAGAGACACTACTCATTGTCGAACAGCAAAGTCGAGCAATGCCCGGTCTGCCGGATTTGCTCAAGGATCTGGGCACAGTTTTCGGCCTCGACAGCTATAACTGCCGACAGTTATTACTCGGCCCCGGCCAGGCACTCCTAAGCACAGGACCAGCCGAAAAGCTTTTTGCGATCAAACACAGCCTCCTTCAACACAGCATTCTGAGTCATGTTGTCACCCCCAGCCCGATCAGCTTTTCCCCCTTTCTCCTTTCGAGACTCGAGACTCAAGCGCAGACGCTGACATTCTTCGGACGCGAGAAACAGCTGATTCTGCCCCGGGGAGGTCGGGTCCTGATCCTTTTGGCCGAACTCTCGGGAGCCCTGATCGAACGCAGCCTCGGTCAGATCCTCTCCGATCATCGCTATCGCGGCGGCGCTGCCAACAGCGGCCTGCCGCTTGAAAAGCTGCAGCGCGCCATCCTGCAGGGGCGACCGGTTCTCGATATCTACCTGCTGGACAAGAATGGCCGTCCAACCGCAGGGGTGCGCGCCTTCCCCGGGAAGTTTGATCATCAGGGGCTCGGAGAACGCGCTACCTTGAGTGCCACTCAAAATCTGTTACAACTGATCGCATTAACCCAGGAATACGCCGGCCAGTCGCGCATCGATATGCGCTTCGGCCTCTCGCCACTCCCCCACGCACGGCTGAACCCGGTGAAGGGGACTGACCTTGAGGGGTTGAAGAAAAACCTACGCTGTTTGACCCGTTACGCCTGGTTGCAGGCGGATATCGATGCACAGCACGGGCCCGCGCAGGCAGAAACGGAAGCGGCGGAGACGCTCACTGCCACATCCGCACTGCTCAGTACACTCGCACCGGGCGCGGCGGCCAACCTGGCGGGCCGGCAGGAGGTCATGACCGAACTGAGCAGGGAGTTCACGCCCAAAAGATCAACCGATGGAACGCCCCCTGCTGCCCCGCCTCCGCTACTGCTGACACCTCCCGACGCGCAACAGCACAACGTCTGGACCACCCCCCGCGCAATCGCCGGTTTTCTGCTGATAGGAGCATTGGCCCTGCTGGCCAAATTTGGCGAGGCCCCGCGCTGGCTAGGGCCACTGATCGCTAAAGCCTTCACTTCGGGGAGTTTGACCGCCTTAATCGCGGCGGGCTGTCTTATCAGCGGGTTTCGTTTATTAACGCTGAAGCGCCTGATGCAGAACACCCCGACCAGTAAGATTCGTTCGATTGCCATGGGCCTGGTTGAGGTGCAGGGCACCGCACGACGGCAATATGCCCTGTTTTCACCCCGAACCGACATCCCCTGCATCTACTACCGCCTGATCCGCTACCGAAAGAACCAGAAGAACGACTGGGTTGTCAGCAGCATTACCAGTAGCGGCCACGTCCCATTCTGGCTCGAAGATAACACGGGCAGGGTGAGCGTCGATCCGGCTGCCGCTACAGTTAGGGCCGGGCACCGGGAAGAGAGTTTGAATCACGCAGGCTCGACCTTTGGTGGTTCTGATAGTGCTGATGAAAAGTGGGTCGAGGAGATGATCTACGACGGCGCACAGATCTACGTTTTGGGTGAGGCCCAGGTCAAGAAAAGCAGTCTCCCCCCACGCCAGCAACGGCGCGCCGAGGCCTTGCGACGCATCAAGCAGGACGCGCAGAAGTTAGCCCGATATGATACCAACGGGGATGGCCAGCTTGATGCCGAAGAATGGCAGGCGGCCCGTGATGAGGTCGACGAACAACTGCTGAGTGAAGACTTAAACGCCAGCCAGGAACGCAAGCGCCAGGAAGATCAGGTGGTGATCGGCAAACCCTGTCACCGCGGGATCCCTTTCGTCATAGCCGAAACGGCATCCGAAGCCAAATTGACCAGCCGATATACACTGTCAATGACTTTGTTCTTTATGCTGGGGGCACTATTCGGTGCCGTCAGCCTCTGGCTTTTGCTGAAAACTTTATAA
- a CDS encoding ferritin-like domain-containing protein has protein sequence MDDKTLKDALRKAIQTEKDAMDFYTMGAAKIFDEKAKATFEILAREERQHARSFYNAYNGDDFPAFEVMMADAPDTGSSWYLALQKAMLNEFDERLALELAIEQEDLLAKSLLATAATIDDPKIKQVYLTNAASTHHHLEMVEADYRAMLGMGG, from the coding sequence ATGGACGACAAAACCTTAAAAGACGCTCTGCGTAAAGCGATCCAGACCGAAAAGGACGCGATGGATTTCTACACCATGGGCGCCGCTAAAATTTTTGATGAAAAAGCTAAAGCCACCTTTGAAATCCTTGCCCGTGAGGAACGTCAGCACGCCCGCTCTTTCTACAACGCCTACAATGGGGATGATTTCCCCGCGTTCGAGGTTATGATGGCGGATGCGCCAGATACGGGTTCATCCTGGTATCTCGCCCTGCAAAAGGCGATGCTTAATGAGTTTGATGAGCGGCTGGCTCTGGAGCTGGCGATCGAGCAGGAAGATCTGCTGGCCAAAAGCCTGTTGGCGACCGCGGCGACCATTGATGACCCGAAGATCAAACAGGTTTATCTGACCAATGCTGCCTCGACCCATCATCACCTCGAAATGGTCGAAGCAGATTACCGGGCGATGCTCGGGATGGGCGGTTGA